From a region of the Geothrix sp. 21YS21S-2 genome:
- a CDS encoding type II secretion system protein, translated as MKKNKQAGFSLMELLVAMMIMAVLATIGIRKYQEFSANARYIKAHDTVKTVSEGLDFYYLKHGKYPDFTSFEAMVEPNSVLVKENNIPVNVASTDPWGNPFEGKSGKGGYELKCAGDPGGSADRPPFTAEPGKNTGPSGAAPAGPEKEPAK; from the coding sequence ATGAAAAAGAACAAACAAGCTGGCTTCTCGCTGATGGAACTGCTGGTCGCCATGATGATCATGGCCGTCCTCGCCACCATCGGTATCCGGAAGTACCAGGAGTTCTCCGCCAATGCGCGCTACATCAAGGCCCACGACACCGTGAAGACGGTGTCCGAGGGGCTGGACTTCTACTACCTCAAGCATGGGAAGTATCCTGACTTCACAAGCTTCGAAGCGATGGTGGAACCCAACTCGGTGCTGGTGAAGGAGAACAACATTCCCGTGAACGTGGCTTCGACGGACCCCTGGGGCAACCCCTTCGAAGGGAAGTCCGGCAAGGGCGGCTACGAGCTGAAGTGCGCGGGCGACCCGGGCGGCTCCGCCGACCGGCCTCCCTTCACCGCCGAACCCGGCAAGAACACCGGCCCCTCCGGCGCAGCGCCCGCAGGTCCCGAGAAGGAACCCGCGAAATGA
- a CDS encoding sigma-54 dependent transcriptional regulator: protein MRPPISPKTILLVEDEASFRDVLQMGLAPQGFETVTAAGLAEARAALEARPFDAVVSDLRLKDGSGIDLLTWMKERDLDIPVVIMTAFATTETTVRALNLGAVDFLTKTKNDIQELSKVLKGIFSVSVSPGPDVRDIGDLVGVGPTIRKVQALVGKIARADTTVLVTGESGTGKEIVARLVHRYSDRAKGPFVPVNCGALPEALLESELFGYEKGAFTGANLTKRGLFEEAEGGVIFLDEIGEIPLPLQVKLLRVLQERRIRRVGANEERAVDVRVIGATNRDLRDRAEKGLFRQDLYYRLNILHIELPPLRERQEDLPVLVEHFLAKFCRKLNKPTMGLGEEAMAVLRACRFPGNVRELENLMERCVALNSGGPIGVDLFPDDLMSRNAGGGPMVAGALDIPPGGFDLEGYLGALKGHFMLGALERAEGNKTKAARLLGMSFRAYRYWLQEMGGKGTPAPAFPVPESFPPAEAAEGDAKGDIPNDFL from the coding sequence ATGCGCCCTCCCATTTCCCCCAAAACCATCCTGCTGGTCGAGGATGAGGCCAGTTTCCGGGACGTCCTCCAGATGGGACTGGCCCCCCAGGGGTTCGAGACCGTCACCGCCGCGGGGCTGGCCGAGGCCCGGGCGGCCCTGGAGGCCCGCCCCTTCGACGCGGTGGTCTCGGACCTGCGGCTCAAGGACGGCAGCGGCATCGACCTGCTCACCTGGATGAAGGAGCGGGACCTGGACATCCCGGTGGTGATCATGACCGCCTTCGCCACCACCGAGACCACGGTGCGGGCCCTCAACCTGGGCGCGGTGGACTTCCTCACCAAGACCAAGAACGACATCCAGGAGCTGTCCAAGGTCCTGAAGGGGATCTTCTCGGTCTCGGTCTCCCCCGGGCCCGACGTGCGGGACATCGGGGACCTGGTGGGGGTGGGGCCCACCATCCGCAAGGTCCAGGCCCTCGTGGGCAAGATCGCCCGGGCCGACACCACCGTGCTGGTCACGGGGGAGAGCGGCACGGGCAAGGAGATCGTGGCCCGGCTCGTGCACCGCTACTCGGACCGGGCCAAGGGGCCCTTCGTGCCGGTGAACTGCGGGGCCCTTCCCGAGGCGCTGCTGGAATCCGAGCTCTTCGGCTACGAGAAGGGGGCCTTCACGGGAGCCAACCTCACCAAGCGGGGCCTGTTCGAGGAGGCGGAGGGGGGCGTCATCTTCCTGGACGAGATCGGCGAGATTCCGCTGCCCCTGCAGGTCAAGCTCCTGCGCGTCCTCCAGGAGCGGCGGATCCGGCGCGTGGGGGCCAACGAGGAGCGGGCGGTGGACGTCCGGGTCATCGGCGCCACGAACCGGGATCTGCGGGACCGGGCCGAAAAGGGGCTCTTCCGCCAGGACCTCTACTACCGCCTGAACATCCTCCACATCGAGCTGCCCCCGCTGCGGGAGCGCCAGGAGGACCTGCCGGTCCTGGTCGAGCACTTCCTGGCCAAGTTCTGCCGGAAGCTCAACAAGCCGACCATGGGGCTGGGGGAGGAGGCCATGGCGGTCCTGCGGGCCTGCCGGTTCCCCGGCAATGTGCGGGAGCTTGAGAATCTCATGGAACGGTGCGTCGCCCTGAACTCCGGGGGGCCCATCGGCGTGGACCTCTTCCCCGACGACCTGATGTCCCGCAACGCGGGCGGAGGCCCCATGGTGGCCGGGGCCCTGGACATTCCCCCGGGGGGGTTCGACCTGGAGGGCTACCTGGGCGCCCTGAAGGGGCACTTCATGCTCGGTGCCCTGGAGCGGGCGGAGGGCAACAAGACCAAGGCCGCCCGGCTCCTGGGCATGAGCTTCCGTGCCTACCGGTACTGGCTGCAGGAAATGGGAGGCAAGGGGACGCCCGCCCCGGCCTTCCCGGTACCCGAATCCTTCCCCCCCGCGGAGGCCGCGGAAGGCGACGCCAAGGGCGACATTCCCAATGATTTCTTGTAA
- the rpmF gene encoding 50S ribosomal protein L32: protein MPNPKRRHSRARRDRRRTHDSLDTMSSSTCPNCGVPKMPHRVCPSCGFYRGKLTVRPAQTV, encoded by the coding sequence ATGCCGAATCCCAAGCGCCGCCATTCCCGCGCCCGCCGCGACCGCCGCCGCACCCACGATTCCCTCGACACCATGAGCTCGAGCACCTGCCCCAACTGCGGCGTGCCCAAGATGCCCCACCGTGTCTGCCCCTCCTGCGGCTTCTACCGCGGCAAACTGACCGTGCGTCCCGCCCAGACCGTCTGA
- a CDS encoding glycosyltransferase family 9 protein — protein sequence MIPQGATWVRFPRFVGDAAMQLPVLRVLRTVGAGPIVVWGPNPAVSLVEGHELADAVVPDRGKPGPFAMAALLREHRAARSIHFPKSLRPALAAWIARVPERIGVDESLAGIFNTHSGPFWDAQGPFLERYHAVLARRWPDLPPMPFADYAPAVTVELPAEPYICLMPGSTWPSKAWPREHFRDLARLARLDGFAVAVLGTPDERDVCDFVAQDATHNLCGRTSLVQAAAWLRGARAALGNDSGLSHLAAACSTPTLALYGATDPGGSTPWGPKTAGIRLDGIPCAPCFKPVCAVEGHPCLAGITPERAWRTLMDLVSA from the coding sequence GTGATCCCCCAGGGCGCCACCTGGGTGCGCTTCCCCCGGTTCGTGGGGGACGCGGCCATGCAGCTCCCCGTGCTCCGCGTCCTGCGGACCGTCGGCGCAGGCCCCATCGTGGTCTGGGGTCCCAACCCCGCCGTCTCCCTGGTGGAGGGCCACGAGCTGGCCGATGCCGTGGTGCCCGACCGGGGCAAGCCCGGCCCCTTCGCCATGGCCGCCCTTCTCCGGGAACACCGGGCCGCCAGGAGCATCCACTTCCCCAAATCCCTGCGCCCCGCCCTGGCGGCCTGGATCGCCCGCGTGCCCGAGCGCATCGGCGTGGACGAGAGCCTCGCAGGGATCTTCAACACCCACAGCGGCCCCTTCTGGGACGCCCAGGGCCCCTTCCTGGAGCGCTACCACGCCGTGCTGGCCCGGCGCTGGCCGGACCTGCCCCCCATGCCCTTCGCGGACTACGCCCCGGCCGTCACCGTGGAACTGCCCGCCGAGCCCTACATCTGCCTCATGCCCGGCTCCACCTGGCCCTCCAAGGCCTGGCCACGGGAGCACTTCCGTGACCTGGCCCGCCTGGCCCGCCTGGATGGGTTCGCCGTGGCCGTCCTGGGCACCCCCGACGAGCGCGACGTGTGCGACTTCGTCGCCCAGGACGCCACCCACAACCTCTGCGGCCGCACGTCCCTGGTCCAGGCCGCCGCCTGGCTCCGGGGCGCCCGGGCCGCCCTGGGCAACGACTCGGGCCTGAGCCATCTGGCCGCCGCCTGCTCCACCCCGACCCTGGCCCTCTACGGAGCCACGGACCCCGGAGGCAGCACGCCCTGGGGCCCGAAGACCGCCGGCATCCGCCTGGACGGCATCCCCTGCGCCCCCTGTTTCAAGCCCGTGTGCGCGGTGGAAGGGCACCCCTGCCTGGCCGGCATTACCCCCGAGCGGGCCTGGAGGACGCTCATGGACCTGGTTTCAGCTTAG
- a CDS encoding glycosyltransferase family 9 protein, with protein sequence MRFLLGRTDALGDVVISLPVMERILSRMPEAEVHWLVSPYAAPLLEGLPGVHIREADADLAALMREIAPDAVLNLGHRDVAVITAARAAGVPVRVARSRGRQILDATHVLWRGRNGTGRHEAQNVLDFLRPWGWEGGFPAPPRIRLRQEERDLGLAEFATLPRPLLGIATRSSGSSAYPSEAWWARALPVLKAAGWHPVILAPPEDSKLGKTDLRGLLGRIAACDAFLGPSTGPTQLAAALDVPVLALMGLSSNRGPSRWAPLGRRVQVVQYPGPEADLKGGMDRLDPASLLPHLERLRGPA encoded by the coding sequence ATGCGCTTTCTTCTCGGCAGGACGGACGCCCTCGGCGATGTGGTCATCTCGCTCCCCGTGATGGAGCGCATCCTCTCGCGCATGCCGGAGGCCGAGGTGCACTGGCTGGTGTCCCCCTATGCGGCCCCGCTCCTGGAGGGCCTCCCGGGCGTCCACATCCGGGAGGCGGACGCCGACCTGGCCGCCCTCATGCGGGAGATCGCCCCCGACGCCGTCCTCAACCTCGGCCACCGGGACGTGGCCGTCATCACCGCGGCCAGGGCCGCCGGCGTCCCGGTGCGGGTGGCCCGCAGCCGGGGCCGCCAGATCCTCGACGCCACCCACGTCCTCTGGAGGGGCCGCAACGGCACGGGCCGCCACGAGGCCCAGAACGTCCTGGACTTCCTCCGCCCCTGGGGCTGGGAGGGGGGCTTCCCGGCGCCGCCCCGGATCCGGCTCCGGCAGGAGGAGCGGGACCTGGGCCTGGCCGAGTTCGCCACCCTGCCCCGGCCCCTGCTCGGCATCGCCACCCGCAGTTCGGGCTCCTCGGCCTACCCCTCCGAAGCCTGGTGGGCCCGGGCCCTGCCGGTGCTGAAGGCCGCCGGCTGGCACCCCGTGATCCTCGCCCCGCCCGAGGACTCGAAGCTGGGGAAGACCGACCTCCGGGGCCTCCTGGGCCGCATCGCGGCCTGCGACGCCTTCCTGGGGCCCTCCACCGGTCCCACCCAGCTGGCCGCGGCCCTGGATGTGCCGGTGCTCGCCCTCATGGGCCTCAGCTCCAACCGCGGCCCCAGCCGCTGGGCCCCCCTGGGGCGCCGGGTCCAGGTGGTCCAGTATCCCGGCCCCGAGGCCGACCTGAAGGGCGGCATGGACCGGCTGGACCCCGCCTCCCTGCTGCCCCACCTGGAACGCCTGCGGGGGCCCGCGTGA
- a CDS encoding NTP/NDP exchange transporter translates to MAPSLPQRILARLVLVRPGEGAVLFFSTAYFFLLLFGYYLLRPMREAFGIARGADKLPWLMTGTMAFMFLANPAFSALVSRFPRRRSIPMAYRFCGATLAVFYVLFRFLPGHGGAGLGYAFYIWLSVFNLFAVSVFWAFMTDGLDQDQGKRLFGFIAMGGTLGAIAGASATAALTTLKVDAGTLLLVTILCLELAILCVRTLATRFGMGAGAPSTREPGPGLFQGLRLLAGSPYLALIGLYILLYTITSTFLYMQQGQIVARAFTGSAARTAAFARLDVWVNVLTLFTQVFLSSRLIKAAGMRVVLCIMPVLTLVGFGALWALPTFGTLALFQVLRRGLHYAVDRPAREILYIPLGPGEKYKAKPFIDTFIYRAGDLLGTWTPTLMAAVSLPLAGAALAVSGAWLWGGVALGRLQRNLSA, encoded by the coding sequence ATGGCACCCTCCCTTCCCCAGCGCATCCTGGCCCGCCTCGTCCTGGTACGCCCCGGCGAAGGCGCGGTCCTCTTCTTCTCCACCGCCTACTTCTTCCTCCTGCTCTTCGGGTACTACCTCCTCCGTCCCATGCGGGAGGCCTTCGGCATCGCCCGGGGCGCCGACAAGCTGCCCTGGCTCATGACCGGGACCATGGCCTTCATGTTCCTGGCCAACCCCGCCTTCTCGGCCCTGGTTTCGCGCTTCCCCCGGCGCCGGTCCATTCCCATGGCCTACCGGTTCTGCGGCGCCACGCTGGCCGTGTTCTACGTCCTGTTCCGGTTCCTGCCCGGCCACGGCGGCGCCGGCCTGGGCTACGCCTTCTACATCTGGCTCAGCGTGTTCAACCTCTTCGCCGTGTCCGTATTCTGGGCCTTCATGACCGACGGGCTGGACCAGGACCAGGGCAAGCGCCTCTTCGGCTTCATCGCCATGGGCGGCACCCTGGGGGCCATCGCCGGCGCCTCGGCCACCGCGGCCCTCACGACCCTGAAGGTGGATGCCGGCACCCTGCTCCTGGTCACCATCCTCTGCCTGGAGCTGGCCATCCTGTGCGTACGAACCCTGGCCACCCGGTTCGGCATGGGCGCCGGCGCCCCATCCACCCGGGAACCGGGCCCGGGCCTCTTCCAGGGCCTGCGGCTCCTGGCCGGCTCCCCCTACCTGGCCCTCATCGGCCTCTACATCCTGCTCTATACCATCACCTCCACCTTCCTCTACATGCAGCAGGGCCAGATCGTGGCCCGGGCCTTCACCGGCTCCGCCGCCCGCACCGCCGCCTTCGCCCGCCTGGACGTGTGGGTGAACGTCCTCACCCTCTTCACCCAGGTCTTCCTCTCCAGCCGCCTCATCAAGGCCGCCGGCATGCGCGTCGTGCTCTGCATCATGCCCGTCCTCACCCTCGTCGGCTTCGGCGCCCTGTGGGCCCTGCCCACCTTCGGCACCCTGGCCCTCTTCCAGGTGCTGCGCCGGGGCCTCCATTACGCCGTGGACCGCCCCGCCCGGGAGATCCTCTACATCCCCCTGGGCCCCGGAGAGAAGTACAAGGCCAAGCCCTTCATCGACACCTTCATCTACCGCGCCGGCGATCTCCTGGGCACCTGGACCCCGACCCTGATGGCCGCCGTCTCCCTCCCCCTGGCCGGCGCCGCCCTGGCCGTGTCCGGAGCCTGGCTCTGGGGCGGCGTGGCCCTGGGCCGCCTGCAGCGGAACCTCTCAGCCTGA
- a CDS encoding FAD-binding oxidoreductase, which produces MDLFAGLPDTSVLTGADLTEGYRRDESHVVGDPPLAVARPRSAAALRELVRLAKAEGFALVPRGAGTGKAGGCVPLGRAVVVDMGEFPGSIRVSRPDLALWAPASAMLRDVKAAALAEGLFYPPDPNSWEQCAFGGSLATNAGGPGACKYGMTRHWVLAVDALMEDGEVHTFGIPSVKCNVGPSLGQLLVGSEGIFGIITGAAVRLVPAPREGLTLLLPMERWHELLDLPGRLVEAGYLPSAFEFWDPAVLRDLREHGPEAARRMPGEALALLEFDDRDCGSEAFLEGLVEALGDLAEHLQSATDARQREALWAVRRTTSSHLKERFPKKVSEDIVVPRSRIREFFEALEALGLPTVTYGHLGDGNLHVNLLAAGETPRPELDRQLMELFGLCVRLGGTLSGEHGIGLAKRDAFQHFADPFQIAALRSIKRALDPVGIFNPGKVVLP; this is translated from the coding sequence ATGGACCTCTTCGCCGGCCTTCCCGACACCTCCGTCCTCACCGGCGCCGACCTCACCGAGGGCTACCGGCGCGACGAGTCCCACGTGGTGGGGGACCCGCCCCTGGCGGTGGCCAGGCCCCGCAGCGCCGCGGCCCTGCGGGAGCTGGTGAGGCTGGCCAAGGCGGAAGGGTTCGCCCTGGTGCCCCGGGGCGCGGGGACGGGGAAGGCGGGGGGATGCGTGCCCCTGGGGCGCGCGGTCGTGGTGGACATGGGGGAATTCCCGGGGAGCATCCGGGTGTCGAGGCCGGACCTGGCGCTGTGGGCGCCGGCCAGCGCGATGCTCCGGGACGTGAAGGCCGCGGCCCTGGCCGAGGGCCTCTTCTACCCGCCGGATCCCAATTCCTGGGAGCAGTGCGCCTTTGGGGGCAGCCTCGCCACCAACGCGGGAGGGCCGGGGGCCTGCAAGTACGGCATGACCCGCCACTGGGTGCTGGCCGTCGACGCGCTCATGGAGGACGGGGAGGTGCACACCTTCGGGATCCCCAGCGTGAAGTGCAACGTGGGGCCCAGCCTGGGGCAGCTGCTGGTGGGCAGCGAGGGGATCTTCGGGATCATCACGGGGGCCGCGGTGCGCCTGGTGCCCGCCCCCCGGGAGGGGCTCACCCTGCTGCTGCCCATGGAGCGCTGGCACGAGCTGCTGGACCTGCCGGGGCGCCTGGTGGAGGCCGGGTACCTGCCGTCGGCCTTCGAGTTCTGGGACCCGGCGGTGCTGCGGGACCTGCGTGAGCACGGCCCCGAGGCCGCGCGCCGGATGCCGGGCGAGGCCCTGGCCCTGCTGGAGTTCGACGACCGGGACTGCGGGTCCGAGGCCTTCCTGGAGGGCCTGGTCGAGGCGCTGGGCGATCTGGCCGAGCACCTCCAGTCCGCCACGGACGCGCGCCAGCGGGAGGCCCTGTGGGCGGTGCGGCGCACCACCTCCTCCCACCTCAAGGAGCGGTTCCCGAAAAAGGTCAGCGAGGACATCGTGGTGCCCCGGAGCCGCATCCGGGAGTTCTTCGAGGCGCTGGAGGCCCTGGGGCTGCCCACGGTCACCTACGGCCACCTGGGCGACGGCAACCTGCACGTGAACCTCCTGGCCGCCGGCGAGACGCCGCGTCCCGAACTGGACCGCCAGCTCATGGAGCTGTTCGGCCTGTGCGTGCGGCTGGGGGGCACCCTCAGCGGCGAGCACGGCATCGGGCTCGCCAAGCGCGACGCGTTCCAGCACTTCGCCGATCCCTTCCAGATAGCGGCCCTACGCTCGATCAAACGGGCCCTGGATCCCGTCGGCATCTTCAATCCCGGAAAGGTGGTCCTGCCATGA
- the plsX gene encoding phosphate acyltransferase PlsX, which yields MDAPAIYRIALDVMGGDNAPVALLEGARAALNAHPELFLHLVGDEDRLRPLLGHFGLKGDLSSRFAIVHAASVVDMDDKATSILKEKKDSSIRVAAQLVREGKADGVVSMGHTGAAMVASKMVLGTLPGVDRPCLATILPNMTGRPTVLLDVGANIDCRPEHIAQFAVMGSVYAEEVLGIARPRVGVLSVGEEEGKGSTTTREAAQALKDMDLNFTGNAEGRDIWNGKFDVIACDGFVGNALLKSAEALAEGLIQGMKGVFKENLLTKLGALLTMNGLKRFAARLDYAEYGGAPLLGVKGISIIGHGRSNSKAVHSAIRAALMACEHGVNDHIQETLGRLMSQAGTQETS from the coding sequence GTGGACGCTCCCGCCATCTACCGGATCGCCCTGGACGTGATGGGCGGGGACAACGCCCCCGTCGCCCTTCTCGAAGGGGCCCGGGCGGCGCTGAATGCGCATCCCGAACTCTTCCTCCACCTCGTGGGGGATGAGGACCGGCTGCGCCCCCTGCTGGGCCACTTCGGCCTCAAGGGGGACCTCTCGTCCCGGTTTGCCATCGTCCACGCCGCCAGCGTCGTGGACATGGACGACAAGGCGACGTCCATCCTGAAGGAGAAGAAGGACTCGAGCATCCGCGTCGCGGCTCAGCTCGTGCGGGAGGGCAAGGCGGACGGCGTGGTGTCCATGGGGCACACCGGCGCCGCCATGGTCGCGTCCAAGATGGTCCTGGGCACCCTCCCGGGGGTGGACCGGCCCTGCCTGGCGACCATCCTCCCCAACATGACAGGCCGTCCCACCGTCCTCCTGGACGTCGGGGCGAACATCGACTGCCGGCCGGAGCACATCGCCCAGTTCGCGGTCATGGGATCGGTCTACGCCGAGGAGGTGCTTGGCATCGCCCGGCCCCGCGTGGGCGTCCTGAGCGTGGGCGAGGAGGAGGGCAAGGGCTCCACCACCACCCGGGAGGCGGCCCAGGCCCTCAAGGACATGGACCTCAACTTCACCGGCAACGCCGAGGGGCGCGACATCTGGAACGGCAAGTTCGATGTCATCGCCTGCGACGGCTTCGTGGGCAACGCCCTCCTGAAGTCCGCCGAGGCCCTGGCCGAGGGGCTCATCCAGGGCATGAAGGGGGTCTTCAAGGAGAACCTCCTCACCAAGCTGGGCGCGCTGCTGACCATGAACGGCCTGAAGCGCTTCGCGGCCAGGCTGGACTACGCCGAGTACGGCGGCGCGCCGCTGCTGGGCGTGAAGGGCATCTCCATCATCGGCCACGGCCGTTCCAACTCCAAGGCCGTGCACAGCGCCATCCGCGCCGCGCTCATGGCCTGCGAGCACGGCGTGAACGACCACATCCAGGAGACCCTGGGACGGCTCATGTCCCAGGCTGGCACCCAAGAGACATCCTGA
- the pyrH gene encoding UMP kinase, translating into MKYKRILLKLSGEALMGEQGHGIDPEVVAMIADQVKTIQGLGVEVGLVIGGGNIFRGVAGATKGMDRVTADHMGMLATMINALALQDALEQHGVETRVMSGIDVPKVAESYIRRRAMRHMEKGRVVIFGAGTGNPYFSTDTAAALRANEIDAEVVMKATNVDGIYTADPKKDASATKYEHISFQEVLEKNLKVMDAAAISLCRDNHLPILVFNMNVPGNLLAAVNGDVVGTLVG; encoded by the coding sequence ATGAAATACAAGCGCATCCTCCTGAAGCTCTCCGGCGAGGCCCTCATGGGCGAACAGGGTCACGGCATCGACCCCGAGGTGGTGGCCATGATCGCCGACCAGGTGAAGACCATCCAGGGCCTGGGGGTGGAGGTGGGCCTGGTCATCGGCGGCGGCAACATCTTCCGGGGGGTGGCCGGTGCCACCAAGGGCATGGACCGGGTCACCGCCGACCACATGGGCATGCTCGCCACCATGATCAACGCCCTGGCCCTCCAGGACGCCCTGGAGCAGCACGGCGTGGAGACCCGGGTCATGTCGGGCATCGACGTGCCCAAGGTGGCCGAGAGCTACATCCGCCGCCGGGCCATGCGGCACATGGAGAAGGGCCGGGTCGTGATCTTCGGGGCCGGCACGGGCAACCCCTACTTCTCCACCGATACCGCAGCCGCCTTGCGGGCCAACGAGATCGACGCCGAGGTGGTGATGAAGGCCACCAACGTGGACGGCATCTACACCGCCGATCCCAAGAAGGACGCATCGGCCACCAAGTACGAGCACATCTCCTTCCAGGAGGTCCTGGAGAAGAACCTCAAGGTCATGGACGCCGCGGCCATCTCGCTGTGCCGGGACAACCACCTGCCCATCCTGGTGTTCAACATGAACGTGCCGGGGAACCTGCTGGCCGCGGTCAACGGGGACGTGGTGGGCACGCTCGTGGGGTAG
- a CDS encoding DUF177 domain-containing protein has translation MIDLSQLPPEGVSVDGVTGALDLGDGTRLREATWQVRVMPSDADFFLEVKGEATWEGGCSRCLEPLDLGIEVESQFLGSRDKELAVGGSHALGSQDLDVVFLPEPVLDEEALAREHFLLHAPMHPLCREDCKGLCPQCGKNWNKGPCSCHPELVKEPGALAKALSGLKLNLEDA, from the coding sequence ATGATTGATCTTTCCCAGCTGCCCCCCGAGGGCGTGAGTGTGGACGGCGTGACCGGCGCCCTGGACCTGGGGGACGGCACGCGCCTGCGCGAAGCCACCTGGCAGGTGCGGGTGATGCCTTCGGACGCGGATTTCTTCCTCGAGGTCAAGGGCGAGGCCACCTGGGAAGGGGGCTGCTCCCGGTGCCTCGAACCCCTGGACCTGGGCATCGAGGTGGAGAGCCAGTTCCTGGGCAGCCGCGACAAGGAGCTCGCCGTGGGCGGGTCCCACGCGCTAGGCAGCCAGGACCTGGACGTGGTCTTCCTGCCCGAGCCGGTCCTGGACGAGGAGGCCCTCGCCCGCGAGCACTTCCTGCTCCACGCCCCCATGCATCCGCTCTGCCGGGAGGACTGCAAGGGCCTCTGCCCGCAGTGCGGCAAGAACTGGAACAAGGGTCCCTGCTCCTGCCACCCCGAGCTGGTGAAGGAACCGGGCGCCCTGGCCAAGGCCCTTTCGGGCCTGAAACTCAACCTGGAAGACGCCTGA
- a CDS encoding glycerophosphodiester phosphodiesterase family protein: MTLILGHRGLSSTHLENSMTAFRAALQAGMDGFELDVQPTTDGVCCVLHDDDLGRTAKAGGVLRKLRASELPPLRNGEPVPRLSDVLELDAKLVNVELKGEPGWKQALAAVEAAEALDRVLFSSFEHSEVLQLWAACQEARCGFLWETDEADDLDAESLDDLPEKLTFHVPLASVRKRPEFWKAYAKRLALWGMKTPGEAAGLGFEPGILITDGV; the protein is encoded by the coding sequence ATGACCCTCATCCTCGGCCACCGCGGCCTCTCCTCCACGCACCTGGAGAACTCCATGACGGCCTTCCGGGCCGCCCTGCAGGCCGGCATGGACGGCTTCGAGCTGGACGTGCAGCCCACCACCGACGGCGTGTGCTGCGTCCTGCACGACGACGACCTGGGGCGCACCGCCAAGGCCGGCGGGGTGCTCCGCAAGCTGCGCGCATCGGAGCTGCCGCCGCTGCGAAACGGCGAACCGGTGCCCCGCCTCTCGGACGTTCTTGAGCTGGATGCGAAGCTGGTGAACGTGGAGCTGAAGGGCGAACCGGGGTGGAAGCAGGCGCTGGCGGCGGTGGAGGCGGCCGAGGCTTTGGACCGGGTCCTCTTCAGCAGCTTCGAGCATAGCGAGGTGCTGCAGCTTTGGGCGGCCTGCCAGGAGGCCCGCTGTGGGTTCCTGTGGGAGACGGACGAGGCGGACGACCTGGACGCGGAGTCCCTGGACGATCTGCCGGAGAAGCTCACCTTCCATGTGCCGCTGGCGTCGGTGAGGAAGCGGCCGGAGTTCTGGAAGGCTTACGCGAAACGATTGGCGCTGTGGGGAATGAAGACCCCTGGCGAGGCCGCGGGGCTGGGGTTCGAGCCGGGCATCCTGATCACGGACGGGGTCTGA